The Neobacillus sp. OS1-2 genome includes a window with the following:
- a CDS encoding YitT family protein, with the protein MVFGLKFKNILFILLGTAIMSFGLVNFNMQNKLAEGGFTGITLLFYGLFKWDPSYTNLILNIPVFFIGWKLLGKNTFFYTIIGTVGVSIFLWIFQRYSIDMPLQHDLTLAALFAGVFTGIGLGIIFRFGGTTGGVDIIARLVQKYAGWNMGKTMFLFDACVIVLSLTYISYKQAMYTLVAVFVGARVIDFMQEGAYSARGAMIISENNAQIADKIMEEMGRGVTALRGYGSYTKNERDVLYCVVAKNELIRLKNLITSVDPHAFISISVVHDVHGEGFTLDENKMPLTD; encoded by the coding sequence ATGGTATTCGGACTTAAATTTAAAAATATCCTGTTTATCCTATTGGGAACAGCGATTATGTCATTTGGGCTAGTTAATTTTAATATGCAAAATAAGCTTGCCGAAGGCGGATTTACAGGTATTACACTGCTTTTCTATGGATTGTTCAAATGGGATCCATCCTATACAAACTTAATCTTGAATATTCCGGTATTTTTTATTGGGTGGAAGTTGTTGGGGAAAAACACCTTTTTCTATACCATTATCGGAACTGTTGGTGTATCAATTTTTCTTTGGATTTTTCAGCGTTATTCGATAGATATGCCGCTGCAGCATGATTTAACGTTAGCCGCCTTGTTTGCGGGTGTCTTCACAGGGATTGGCTTAGGTATTATTTTCCGTTTTGGAGGAACAACTGGGGGAGTTGATATTATTGCCAGACTTGTCCAAAAATATGCAGGATGGAACATGGGGAAAACCATGTTCTTGTTTGATGCTTGTGTAATCGTTCTTTCACTTACATACATTTCCTACAAACAAGCAATGTATACACTTGTTGCAGTCTTTGTCGGCGCAAGAGTGATTGACTTCATGCAGGAGGGCGCATATTCTGCAAGAGGGGCAATGATCATTTCGGAAAACAATGCCCAAATTGCAGATAAAATTATGGAGGAAATGGGACGTGGTGTCACAGCACTACGGGGGTATGGTTCCTATACAAAAAATGAACGTGATGTTTTATATTGTGTCGTTGCCAAAAATGAATTAATCCGCTTAAAAAACTTAATCACTTCTGTTGACCCGCATGCATTTATATCCATTTCAGTTGTCCATGATGTCCACGGCGAGGGCTTTACACTTGATGAAAATAAAATGCCATTAACTGATTAG
- the ypjB gene encoding sporulation protein YpjB yields MKIRWLFFLAIIIMLTPIPVNAEQQTPMEKLDDISDEALQMVKFQRYEDAKKLLDYFSDQFTSITGTTKPLSMDEVRIVHTSHDEAMEAAVSANMKYEERINKLTKFRLVIDALATSHQPLWTEMEEQIMTAFHQAKAAATNGDTAQFHTNFNTFLSLYNVIYPSMKIDVPVENIQRLDARIDFINEYRSEIMTNPKSQQELSALDTDLKSLFANMEEDDADPSLWWVIISTGSIIIMTLSYVGWRKYQGDKNQKKNRSRD; encoded by the coding sequence TTGAAAATCAGATGGTTATTTTTTTTAGCAATTATCATTATGCTCACTCCCATACCTGTAAATGCTGAACAGCAAACGCCAATGGAGAAGCTGGATGATATCTCCGATGAAGCTCTTCAAATGGTAAAATTTCAAAGATATGAAGATGCAAAAAAATTACTGGATTATTTTTCTGATCAATTTACAAGTATTACGGGGACAACGAAACCCCTTTCAATGGACGAGGTTAGAATTGTTCATACCTCACATGATGAAGCGATGGAAGCAGCAGTTAGCGCCAACATGAAATATGAGGAAAGAATAAATAAACTAACAAAGTTTCGTCTTGTTATTGATGCATTAGCAACGAGTCATCAACCTTTATGGACTGAAATGGAAGAACAAATCATGACGGCTTTTCATCAGGCAAAAGCGGCAGCCACAAATGGTGATACGGCTCAATTTCATACAAACTTTAACACCTTTTTATCGTTATATAATGTTATATATCCAAGTATGAAAATAGATGTACCGGTAGAAAATATTCAAAGATTAGATGCACGGATTGATTTTATCAATGAGTATCGATCTGAAATTATGACAAATCCAAAGAGTCAACAAGAGCTGAGTGCACTAGACACAGATTTAAAAAGTCTGTTTGCCAATATGGAAGAGGATGACGCAGACCCTTCGCTTTGGTGGGTTATTATTTCAACTGGAAGTATTATTATCATGACTTTATCTTATGTAGGCTGGAGAAAGTATCAAGGAGATAAAAATCAGAAAAAAAACCGATCAAGAGACTAA